Proteins from a genomic interval of Rubinisphaera italica:
- a CDS encoding alpha/beta hydrolase, with the protein MIRFVIVLALVLSTTQCIAEVTQLSPERISLWNGNAPNGDGTFEKDDAWLTLHRPEKPNGIAVVICPGGGYGGLVTGPEGHGIAKWLNQHGITGLVLEYRLPKGRPYVPLLDAQRAIQTARANGKQWKINPEKIGIMGFSAGGHLASTAVTHFDHGRQESKNPIERQTSRPDFAILVYPVITMDQSTHGGSRRNLLGENPTDELINLFSNEKQVTKQSSPTFLAHALDDTVVTSSNSQAFYKALQSHDVPTEFLELPSGGHGLNGYQGPMWDAWQMQSLQWLTTLME; encoded by the coding sequence ATGATTCGTTTCGTAATCGTTCTTGCATTAGTGCTTTCAACGACTCAATGTATTGCAGAAGTGACACAGCTCTCACCGGAGCGAATCTCACTATGGAATGGGAATGCTCCAAATGGCGATGGCACATTTGAGAAGGATGATGCCTGGTTGACGTTGCATCGTCCTGAGAAACCCAATGGGATCGCAGTCGTTATCTGCCCCGGTGGCGGTTATGGTGGGCTGGTCACCGGGCCTGAAGGTCATGGTATTGCCAAGTGGTTGAATCAACATGGAATTACTGGACTTGTCCTGGAGTATCGCTTGCCCAAGGGGCGTCCCTATGTACCACTTCTGGATGCACAGCGCGCCATTCAAACGGCGCGAGCCAATGGGAAACAGTGGAAGATCAATCCGGAGAAGATCGGAATCATGGGTTTTTCTGCGGGTGGCCACCTGGCATCGACTGCTGTAACACACTTCGATCACGGACGTCAGGAATCGAAAAATCCTATCGAACGTCAAACATCTCGACCCGATTTCGCAATTTTGGTTTATCCCGTGATCACGATGGATCAATCGACCCACGGTGGTTCAAGGAGAAATTTACTTGGAGAAAACCCGACTGACGAATTGATCAATCTGTTTTCCAATGAAAAACAAGTGACTAAACAGTCTTCTCCTACCTTTCTGGCTCATGCATTAGACGACACAGTCGTCACTTCATCCAACAGTCAGGCATTCTACAAGGCTCTGCAATCGCATGATGTGCCAACTGAGTTTTTGGAGTTGCCTTCCGGGGGGCACGGTTTGAATGGCTATCAGGGACCAATGTGGGATGCCTGGCAAATGCAATCGCTGCAGTGGCTGACAACGTTGATGGAGTAA